From one Salvelinus sp. IW2-2015 linkage group LG11, ASM291031v2, whole genome shotgun sequence genomic stretch:
- the rpn2 gene encoding dolichyl-diphosphooligosaccharide--protein glycosyltransferase subunit 2 isoform X3: MSVDSLFFAAEASQAISDCEIPVSNETRDILLAAVSEDSTVTQIFRAVSALSSLGLPLASQEVVGALVARIAKEDNVLAITTALQTATRLSQQADFGGILEEIEDLAARLDDLGGVYLQFEEGLEATALFVTAAYTLSDHVDTEPPLKEDQVIQLVNSVFSKKSWQSLSEAFSVACAAAALSNNRFQVPVIVSAQGPATVSHNQPILQLLVTDVLSNPLASASVVVESAQAVVSKNVILTQAPFSLRDGIFELNFMTSQPASGYYQFTVAITGDTRLVASQVELKVKVSTEVAITNMDLSVVDKDQSIGTKTSRVDYPFKAKGSFTADSHQNFAMTFQLVDVNTGVELTPHQTFVRLHNHKTGQEVVFVAEPDSKNLYKFELDTAERKSEFDSMSGTYALHLIVGDATLENPILWNVADVVLKFLDEEAPAAIQSKTLYMPKPDIQHLFREPEKKPPTVVSNAFTALVLSPFLLLLILWFKLGANISNFSFSPSAVLFHVGHACMLGLMYVYWTHLNMFQTLKYLAIIGSLTFLAGNRMLAQKAVKRIAAEQSSRLAKYRSLR; the protein is encoded by the exons ATGAGTGTCGACTCCCTCTTCTTTGCTGCTGAGGCCAGTCAGGCCATCTCAGACTGTGAG ATCCCGGTGTCCAATGAGACCCGTGACATCCTTCTGGCAGCAGTCAGCGAGGACTCCACAGTCACGCAGATCTTCAGAGCTGTTAGCGCCCTCAGTTCCCTAGGGCTTCCTCTGGCTTCACAGGAAGTCGTCGGTGCCCTGGTCGCCCGTATTGCTAAAGAGGACAACGTCTTGGC GATCACCACGGCACTCCAGACTGCCACCCGTCTCTCCCAGCAGGCTGACTTTGGAGGAATCCTGGAGGAGATTGAG GATCTTGCAGCACGATTGGATGACTTGGGTGGAGTGTACCTCCAGTTCGAGGAGGGACTTGAGGCAACTGCCCTGTTTGTGACAGCAGCCTAcacactctcagaccatgtggACACAGAGCCTCCTCTGAAAGAG GACCAGGTGATCCAGCTCGTGAACTCTGTGTTCAGTAAGAAGTCCTGGCAATCCCTGTCTGAGGCATTCAGCGTAGCCTGTGCTGCTGCCGCCCTCTCCAACAACCGCTTCCAGGTGCCAGTCATCGTCAGCGCCCAGGGGCCTGCCACCGTCTCCCACAACCAGCCAATCCTGCAG CTTCTGGTGACTGACGTCCTCTCCAATCCTCTTGCCTCAGCCAGTGTGGTAGTGGAATCTGCTCAAGCTGTGGTCTCTAAGAACGTCATACTCACCCAGGCACCTTTCTCCCTCAGGGA TGGCATTTTTGAACTGAACTTCAtgactagccagccagccagtggaTATTACCAGTTCACTGTGGCTATCACCGGGGACACCCGATTGGTTGCCAGTCAGGTTGAG CTAAAAGTGAAGGTGTCCACTGAGGTGGCCATCACTAACATGGACCTGTCTGTAGTGGATAAGGACCAGAGCATCGGCACCAAGACATCCAG GGTGGACTATCCCTTCAAGGCCAAGGGCTCTTTTACTGCAGACAGCCACCAGAACTTTGCCATGACTTTCCAGTTAGTGGATGTCAACACTGGAGTAGAGCTCACGCCCCATCAG ACCTTTGTGAGGTTGCACAATCATAAAACTGGCCAGGAGGTTGTGTTTGTGGCCGAGCCTGACAGTAAGAACCTTTACAAGTTTGAGCTGGACACAGCCGAGAGGAAGTCTGAGTTTGACTCCATGTCTGGAACATATGCCCTCCACCTCATTGTGGGAGATGCCACCTTGGAGAACCCCATTCTGTGGAACGTGGCTGACGTTGTCTTGAAGTTCCTTGATGAGGAGGCCCCAGCAGCCATCCAATCTAAGACCCTTTACATGCCTAAGCCAGATATCCAG CACTTGTTCCGGGAGCCAGAGAAGAAGCCACCCACAGTGGTGTCCAACGCCTTCACAGCCCTGGTCCTCTCACCCTTCCTGCTGCTGCTTATTCTG TGGTTCAAACTCGGGGCCAACATCTCAAACTTCAGCTTCTCCCCCAGCGCTGTCCTCTTCCATGTGGGCCACGCAT gCATGCTGGGACTGATGTACGTCTACTGGACTCACCTCAACATGTTCCAGACCCTCAAGTACCTGGCCATCATCGGCAGTCTCACCTTCCTGGCTGGAAACCGCATGTTGGCCCAGAAAGCAGTCAAGAG GATTGCCGCAGAGCAAAGTAGTAGGTTGGCAAAGTATAGGAGCCTGCGGTAA
- the rpn2 gene encoding dolichyl-diphosphooligosaccharide--protein glycosyltransferase subunit 2 isoform X1 yields MAQPRLFSLVLLTVALGAQALTPSHHLSLSDVARLQALLSQPFTDLASAYYSIVGLSKLGASVVDENDACHFLKAQLDPMSVDSLFFAAEASQAISDCEIPVSNETRDILLAAVSEDSTVTQIFRAVSALSSLGLPLASQEVVGALVARIAKEDNVLAITTALQTATRLSQQADFGGILEEIEDLAARLDDLGGVYLQFEEGLEATALFVTAAYTLSDHVDTEPPLKEDQVIQLVNSVFSKKSWQSLSEAFSVACAAAALSNNRFQVPVIVSAQGPATVSHNQPILQLLVTDVLSNPLASASVVVESAQAVVSKNVILTQAPFSLRDGIFELNFMTSQPASGYYQFTVAITGDTRLVASQVELKVKVSTEVAITNMDLSVVDKDQSIGTKTSRVDYPFKAKGSFTADSHQNFAMTFQLVDVNTGVELTPHQTFVRLHNHKTGQEVVFVAEPDSKNLYKFELDTAERKSEFDSMSGTYALHLIVGDATLENPILWNVADVVLKFLDEEAPAAIQSKTLYMPKPDIQHLFREPEKKPPTVVSNAFTALVLSPFLLLLILWFKLGANISNFSFSPSAVLFHVGHACMLGLMYVYWTHLNMFQTLKYLAIIGSLTFLAGNRMLAQKAVKRIAAEQSSRLAKYRSLR; encoded by the exons ATGGCCCAACCTC GTTTGTTCAGCTTGGTCCTCCTCACCGTGGCTCTCGGAGCCCAGGCTCTGACCCCATCCCATCACCTTTCCCTGTCAGACGTTGCTAGACTTCAAGCTCTCCTGAGCCAACCCTTCACAGACCTGGCATCAGCATACTACTCGATTGTTGGTCTAAGCAAGCTTGGAGCCTCAgttgttgatgaaaat GATGCCTGTCATTTCTTGAAGGCCCAACTGGACCCCATGAGTGTCGACTCCCTCTTCTTTGCTGCTGAGGCCAGTCAGGCCATCTCAGACTGTGAG ATCCCGGTGTCCAATGAGACCCGTGACATCCTTCTGGCAGCAGTCAGCGAGGACTCCACAGTCACGCAGATCTTCAGAGCTGTTAGCGCCCTCAGTTCCCTAGGGCTTCCTCTGGCTTCACAGGAAGTCGTCGGTGCCCTGGTCGCCCGTATTGCTAAAGAGGACAACGTCTTGGC GATCACCACGGCACTCCAGACTGCCACCCGTCTCTCCCAGCAGGCTGACTTTGGAGGAATCCTGGAGGAGATTGAG GATCTTGCAGCACGATTGGATGACTTGGGTGGAGTGTACCTCCAGTTCGAGGAGGGACTTGAGGCAACTGCCCTGTTTGTGACAGCAGCCTAcacactctcagaccatgtggACACAGAGCCTCCTCTGAAAGAG GACCAGGTGATCCAGCTCGTGAACTCTGTGTTCAGTAAGAAGTCCTGGCAATCCCTGTCTGAGGCATTCAGCGTAGCCTGTGCTGCTGCCGCCCTCTCCAACAACCGCTTCCAGGTGCCAGTCATCGTCAGCGCCCAGGGGCCTGCCACCGTCTCCCACAACCAGCCAATCCTGCAG CTTCTGGTGACTGACGTCCTCTCCAATCCTCTTGCCTCAGCCAGTGTGGTAGTGGAATCTGCTCAAGCTGTGGTCTCTAAGAACGTCATACTCACCCAGGCACCTTTCTCCCTCAGGGA TGGCATTTTTGAACTGAACTTCAtgactagccagccagccagtggaTATTACCAGTTCACTGTGGCTATCACCGGGGACACCCGATTGGTTGCCAGTCAGGTTGAG CTAAAAGTGAAGGTGTCCACTGAGGTGGCCATCACTAACATGGACCTGTCTGTAGTGGATAAGGACCAGAGCATCGGCACCAAGACATCCAG GGTGGACTATCCCTTCAAGGCCAAGGGCTCTTTTACTGCAGACAGCCACCAGAACTTTGCCATGACTTTCCAGTTAGTGGATGTCAACACTGGAGTAGAGCTCACGCCCCATCAG ACCTTTGTGAGGTTGCACAATCATAAAACTGGCCAGGAGGTTGTGTTTGTGGCCGAGCCTGACAGTAAGAACCTTTACAAGTTTGAGCTGGACACAGCCGAGAGGAAGTCTGAGTTTGACTCCATGTCTGGAACATATGCCCTCCACCTCATTGTGGGAGATGCCACCTTGGAGAACCCCATTCTGTGGAACGTGGCTGACGTTGTCTTGAAGTTCCTTGATGAGGAGGCCCCAGCAGCCATCCAATCTAAGACCCTTTACATGCCTAAGCCAGATATCCAG CACTTGTTCCGGGAGCCAGAGAAGAAGCCACCCACAGTGGTGTCCAACGCCTTCACAGCCCTGGTCCTCTCACCCTTCCTGCTGCTGCTTATTCTG TGGTTCAAACTCGGGGCCAACATCTCAAACTTCAGCTTCTCCCCCAGCGCTGTCCTCTTCCATGTGGGCCACGCAT gCATGCTGGGACTGATGTACGTCTACTGGACTCACCTCAACATGTTCCAGACCCTCAAGTACCTGGCCATCATCGGCAGTCTCACCTTCCTGGCTGGAAACCGCATGTTGGCCCAGAAAGCAGTCAAGAG GATTGCCGCAGAGCAAAGTAGTAGGTTGGCAAAGTATAGGAGCCTGCGGTAA
- the rpn2 gene encoding dolichyl-diphosphooligosaccharide--protein glycosyltransferase subunit 2 isoform X2, whose amino-acid sequence MAQPRLFSLVLLTVALGAQALTPSHHLSLSDVARLQALLSQPFTDLASAYYSIVGLSKLGASVVDENDACHFLKAQLDPMSVDSLFFAAEASQAISDCEIPVSNETRDILLAAVSEDSTVTQIFRAVSALSSLGLPLASQEVVGALVARIAKEDNVLAITTALQTATRLSQQADFGGILEEIEDLAARLDDLGGVYLQFEEGLEATALFVTAAYTLSDHVDTEPPLKEDQVIQLVNSVFSKKSWQSLSEAFSVACAAAALSNNRFQVPVIVSAQGPATVSHNQPILQLLVTDVLSNPLASASVVVESAQAVVSKNVILTQAPFSLRDGIFELNFMTSQPASGYYQFTVAITGDTRLVASQVELKVKVSTEVAITNMDLSVVDKDQSIGTKTSRVDYPFKAKGSFTADSHQNFAMTFQLVDVNTGVELTPHQTFVRLHNHKTGQEVVFVAEPDSKNLYKFELDTAERKSEFDSMSGTYALHLIVGDATLENPILWNVADVVLKFLDEEAPAAIQSKTLYMPKPDIQHLFREPEKKPPTVVSNAFTALVLSPFLLLLILWFKLGANISNFSFSPSAVLFHVGHACMLGLMYVYWTHLNMFQTLKYLAIIGSLTFLAGNRMLAQKAVKRIASK is encoded by the exons ATGGCCCAACCTC GTTTGTTCAGCTTGGTCCTCCTCACCGTGGCTCTCGGAGCCCAGGCTCTGACCCCATCCCATCACCTTTCCCTGTCAGACGTTGCTAGACTTCAAGCTCTCCTGAGCCAACCCTTCACAGACCTGGCATCAGCATACTACTCGATTGTTGGTCTAAGCAAGCTTGGAGCCTCAgttgttgatgaaaat GATGCCTGTCATTTCTTGAAGGCCCAACTGGACCCCATGAGTGTCGACTCCCTCTTCTTTGCTGCTGAGGCCAGTCAGGCCATCTCAGACTGTGAG ATCCCGGTGTCCAATGAGACCCGTGACATCCTTCTGGCAGCAGTCAGCGAGGACTCCACAGTCACGCAGATCTTCAGAGCTGTTAGCGCCCTCAGTTCCCTAGGGCTTCCTCTGGCTTCACAGGAAGTCGTCGGTGCCCTGGTCGCCCGTATTGCTAAAGAGGACAACGTCTTGGC GATCACCACGGCACTCCAGACTGCCACCCGTCTCTCCCAGCAGGCTGACTTTGGAGGAATCCTGGAGGAGATTGAG GATCTTGCAGCACGATTGGATGACTTGGGTGGAGTGTACCTCCAGTTCGAGGAGGGACTTGAGGCAACTGCCCTGTTTGTGACAGCAGCCTAcacactctcagaccatgtggACACAGAGCCTCCTCTGAAAGAG GACCAGGTGATCCAGCTCGTGAACTCTGTGTTCAGTAAGAAGTCCTGGCAATCCCTGTCTGAGGCATTCAGCGTAGCCTGTGCTGCTGCCGCCCTCTCCAACAACCGCTTCCAGGTGCCAGTCATCGTCAGCGCCCAGGGGCCTGCCACCGTCTCCCACAACCAGCCAATCCTGCAG CTTCTGGTGACTGACGTCCTCTCCAATCCTCTTGCCTCAGCCAGTGTGGTAGTGGAATCTGCTCAAGCTGTGGTCTCTAAGAACGTCATACTCACCCAGGCACCTTTCTCCCTCAGGGA TGGCATTTTTGAACTGAACTTCAtgactagccagccagccagtggaTATTACCAGTTCACTGTGGCTATCACCGGGGACACCCGATTGGTTGCCAGTCAGGTTGAG CTAAAAGTGAAGGTGTCCACTGAGGTGGCCATCACTAACATGGACCTGTCTGTAGTGGATAAGGACCAGAGCATCGGCACCAAGACATCCAG GGTGGACTATCCCTTCAAGGCCAAGGGCTCTTTTACTGCAGACAGCCACCAGAACTTTGCCATGACTTTCCAGTTAGTGGATGTCAACACTGGAGTAGAGCTCACGCCCCATCAG ACCTTTGTGAGGTTGCACAATCATAAAACTGGCCAGGAGGTTGTGTTTGTGGCCGAGCCTGACAGTAAGAACCTTTACAAGTTTGAGCTGGACACAGCCGAGAGGAAGTCTGAGTTTGACTCCATGTCTGGAACATATGCCCTCCACCTCATTGTGGGAGATGCCACCTTGGAGAACCCCATTCTGTGGAACGTGGCTGACGTTGTCTTGAAGTTCCTTGATGAGGAGGCCCCAGCAGCCATCCAATCTAAGACCCTTTACATGCCTAAGCCAGATATCCAG CACTTGTTCCGGGAGCCAGAGAAGAAGCCACCCACAGTGGTGTCCAACGCCTTCACAGCCCTGGTCCTCTCACCCTTCCTGCTGCTGCTTATTCTG TGGTTCAAACTCGGGGCCAACATCTCAAACTTCAGCTTCTCCCCCAGCGCTGTCCTCTTCCATGTGGGCCACGCAT gCATGCTGGGACTGATGTACGTCTACTGGACTCACCTCAACATGTTCCAGACCCTCAAGTACCTGGCCATCATCGGCAGTCTCACCTTCCTGGCTGGAAACCGCATGTTGGCCCAGAAAGCAGTCAAGAG AATTGCAAGTAAATGA